Part of the Mytilus trossulus isolate FHL-02 chromosome 2, PNRI_Mtr1.1.1.hap1, whole genome shotgun sequence genome is shown below.
agaccaattttaaaactggaccaaaaattaagaatctacatacacagttagatttggcatatcaaagaaccccaattattcaatttttgatgaaatcaaacaatgtttaatttttgacctcgatttgggccaacttgaaaactgggccaataatcaaaaatctaagtacatttttagattcagcatatcaaagaacaccaaggattaaatttttgttaaaatcaaactaagtttaattttggaccctttggaccttaatgtagaccaatttgaaaacgggaccaaaaattaagaatctacatacacagttagattcggcatattaaagaaccccaattattcaattttgatgaaatcaaacaaagttaaattttggaccctttgggcccctttttccttaactgttgggaccaaaactcccaaaatcaatcccaacctttcttttgtggtcataaaccttgtgtcaaaatttcatagatttctattaacttaaactaaagttatagtgcgaaaaccaagaaaatgcttatttggaccctttttggcccctaattcctaaaatgttgggaccaaaactcccaaaatcaataccagccttccttttatggtcataaaccttgtgttaaaatttcatagatttctattcacttttactaaaattagagtgcgaaaactaaaagtattcggacgacgacgacgacgacaacgacgacgacgacgacgacgacgccaacgtgatagcaatatacgacgaaaattttttcaaaatttgcggtcgtataaaaatctgATCAATTCCATCAACAAAGTTAAGTAGATTCAAGTACAAAAAGCCTGAACAGGATTTTCTCAACATCAAAGtgttttaatataacaaagatttaaaagaattgggactgtttcatatataaaaaaaattgtctgaaaaAATTATTGATACTACATTTTTTAATTAGGGTTACTAGATGTATTTGTGAGTGTAGGATGGGACTTTCAAAATATCCCTACCACCAAGACCCATAGATAATTTTGCATACTGGTAATACATCTGATGTAGATACTGAAAAAAGACTAATGACCCACATTCAATAATTAAACTTCCCTTCCTACCCTCCTACTTACATTTGTTAAATGGAATAGCCCTTACTTAGCACAATTATTTAGATGAACATTTCAATTATTAGAGAAAAATGGATTTCATCACTAATTTTTTACATCTTCCTTTACAGTCTTTACCattttcttttatgaaaattttaatttttgtttaggtATCCAGTTCCCTGACCTCATACATGTACACGACAATTGACAATCAATCatgaatgttattttaattgcaaaaaaaatcagGTCAAGAAGTATCCTATTAATTATTTGACATATTTCAAATCACATTAATTAATctcactttttttttgtctttttaaaaatagcattttttttttaattaagaattgaatgctcttttttgtaaatttataggggtgtaaaagcattgaccgaagtacattttgtatgaagagcgcggaagcgcttcatactaaaaatgtgcacacggtcaacgcttttacaaccctataaagttacaaactagaggctccaaagagcctgtgtcgctcaccttggtctatgaatattcaacaaaggaagcagatggattcatgacaaaattgtgttttggtgatggtgatgtgtttgtaaatcttactttactagtcttgctgcttacatttatctctatctataatgaacttggcccagtagtttcagtggaaaatgttaataaaaatttacaaattttatgaaaattgttaaaaattgactataaaggacaataactccttagggggtcaattgaccatttcggtcatgttgacttatttgtaaatcttactttgctgaacataattgctgtttacagtttatctctatctataataaaatttaaaataataaccaaaaacagcaaaatttccttaaaattaccgattcaggggcagcaacccaacaatgggttgtcagattcatctgaaaattgtagggcagatagatcttgatctcattaataaatttacaccatgttggatttgctctaaatgctttggtttttgagttataagtcaaaaactgcatttaacccctatgttctatttttagctgtggcggccatcttgatttgatagtcgggtcacgccacacatttttaaaacaagataccccaaagatgattattgccaagtctggattaatttggcccagtagtttcagaggagaagatttttgtaaaagataactaagatttacgaaaaatggttaaaaattgactataaagggcaataactcctaaacgggtcaactgaccgtttcggtcatgttgacttatttgtaaatcctactttgctaaacattattgctgtttacagtttatctctatctataataatattcaagataataaccaaaaactgcaaaatttccacaaaattaccaattcaggggcagcaacccaacaaccgattgaccgattcatctgaaaatttcagggcagatagatcttgacctgataaacatttttaccccatgtcagatttgatctaaatgctttggtttttgagttataagccaaaaactgcattttacccctatgttctatttttagccgtggcggccatcttggttggttgaacgggtcacgccacacatttttaaaactagataccccaatgatgattgtggccaagtctggattaatttggcccagtagtttcagaggagaagatttttgtaaaagataactaagatttacgaaaaatggttaaaaattgactataaagggcaataactcctaaacgggtcaactgaccatttcggtcatgttgacttatttgtaaatcctactttgctaaacattattgctgtttacagtttatctctatctataataatattcaagataataaccaaaaactgcaaaatttccacaaaattaccaattcaggggcagcaacccaacaatgggttgaccgattcatctgaaaatttcagggcagatagatcttgacctgataaacatttttaccctatgtcagatttcctctaaatgctttggtttttgagttataagccaaaaactgcattttacccctatgttctatttttagccgtggcggccatcttggttgattgaccgggtcacgccacacattttttaaactagataccccaatgatgattgtggccaagtttggttcaatttggcccagtagtttcagaggagaagatttttgtaaaagttaacgacgacggacgacggacgacggacgacggacgacggacgccggacgcaaagtgatgggaaaagctcacttggcccttcgggccaggtgagctaaaaagagcattcaatacttataattacatttttacctatagGGTCATGAAATCACGCCTTTTATCacgtttttatttcatttacctgtgcactttattgtgggacctcgtgtcatcatgaatgaaaagttgcATTGTGTATTGATTAAGGAATATCACGAGATTGCTatttagccaatcagaataacgtattataatgaaacatacatataatgtaactattattaaataaaagcaacaattTCTGATTTACATGGTTATACAACACAATAATTTTACACCTTAACCAAAAGGCTGGAATGCTGGAAGAGagacaatgtacatgtatattatgattcatataaaaaaatgttttatatgtatataacaatacaaatataaatcgaaaaaaaattaatttgatcaACATAAAAAACACAACCTTGCATAAAACACCACAAAATAAGCGgtgaagtaaaaaatatattaataaaatgctGTGAAAAATACAGATCTTTgctccaaaaaaaaacccaaacagaTCTTTAACATTAGGAGTCATTATTATTGAGTTGTTcataacttttctttttttcttcgtCAGCAAAAGCAATGCCATCTAATTCAGTTCCATTTATTTCATTAGTCATATCTTCAAGGTCAAGGTCTTCATCTAGTAGACTTGCCACGTCTGCTGGTTCCTCTTCACCATCTTTGATCTCCACGACAACATCACGATAGGCAGTATACTGAGCATTCTTGATATATTTAGATAATAATAATGCTGATACgaataatataaacaacatCACACTCTCACCTAACAACAGATAACAAAACCACATGGGAGTCAGTTCATCCATAAGAAATCCTAGTATAATTGGATTTACCATTGTTCCACTTGAAGAACCGATTAGAAAAAGGGAGGCAACTTTACCAGTGACTCTCAGAACTTCAGCTTCTGTCCATGTAAATATTGTTGGAAAAATTATAGACATGGCAAGTCCAGCTAATGATGAACAAATCCATATACCACCATGGTAAAATGCATATGACGTAAAAAATAATCCAATAAATGAGACAATTAACAAAGAACAGTACATAGTTATCATTCTAACAGGACTACAAAACTTAACAAGTAATATTCCAATAAATCGGCCCAATCCAAAGGAGGCCCAGTATATAGATGTAGCAAAGGACCCTTGTGTTTTGGTCCAGTCCATCTGTTCTACACAAAAAGTCGTTAGGAATCCTGCAAAAGTGTCTTCAATTGCACTGTATGTTCCTATCAAAACGCACATATTAAGAAGCATCAGACATCTTGACTTGCTAGTCATTTCTCCTTCATTTTTGTTTGCAGGCTTCTGAGGGAGTGGCGAAAAATTGCTTTTCTTAGAACGGCAGTATGTGACTAAAAATGGCAGTGCTGCAGACAATGCTAAACAAGAAGAGATTAAATAGGCCACATAAATCATAGAATGCTGTGGTTTTACCCATTCTACTTCTTCTATTGTTTTTGATAATGTTTCGTTTAAATATAatgatatgtttgaatatcCATTTGTATATGATAATGGACTACTGTAGGCACTGTTTGTATGGTTAACATTCTTCAAAGCATTGTCAATAGCACTAGTTTTAACTATATTGAACGGAGACAGACTACTGTTCACAACATTATCAGTCATGTTAGAGACAGAGGTGATAATCCTTGGTTCTCTCTTTGGAGCAAGAAATGGAGCTGTTGCCAGAGGTGATAAAATTCCaccaaaggcaaaacaaaaatgtaatgtCTGCATGAAAGATCTCCCAGAATCTCCCCATATGTAAACTAACTCTGCATTTCCaactgaaattagaaaaaaatattgtagtataaatatttcaagcatatatattatcaaaactAAATCATTTAAGTATGAAAATGCAACAAAttgttaataatattttgtacataaatcaggccataagtttttttgtttgatttgtttggcACTTTGGGGCCTTTAATGGAATATGGGTTTTGCTCCTTGTTGAAGATTGTTCAGTAACCTATAGTTGCTCACTTCTATATCATTCGGTCTCtggtagagttgtctcatttgcaatcgtATGTCTTCTGATTTTTATGATGCAGAAGAAAATAGTATTAATATAAAACCAAATGATACATTTCTTATgtcttacatgtacatttgtatttgtgCCAATTCCTTTCCTTCTCATTGGTCAGATTTGTATTGAAATTGGTATGCAGACCATTTATTCATCTTGACGTGTTATGTGTGTTtctatttctgttttttacagCAGACATAGtttataatttgttgatatgCAGCtgttttttaatgacaaatgtAGCATGATAGACATCTAGCAGAGATTTTCTTGCAAACCAGTGCTTAGGGTGGTTTTTATACTGCAATGAGGTTAGAGTTCAGTTAATTTGAGATAAAGAACTCCTTTAAAAAACTGTTGATCtacttttggtttttttatctttattttgtgaaattttgtgattttgtgtTACAAAttactaattatatatatccTTTCTTTTATCCTTTAAACAGCCCAACCAGATTAAGTTGATATATTCTATTTGTTAACAGAACCTGTGTTCAGGGAAGttactagatatataaataaatagagaatgtgtccatgggacacaaaTGATGCTCCCACTTGCATATAATGTTAtgaagggacataactcaagaaaagtaaaagtgacaccacccAAATTTGAATGTGATTCGACTGGTGTGGTAATAAGCACTGTGTACTGGAAGTACATGATTAAAGATGGACAGACGTACTGAGGGACAAGGGTCACACTTAATACTCTGTCCGGTGATGTCAGGGGGCATAACAATTTGCATCAAACGTAtacagtatataaataaatactgCATGTGGTTCattagtgtttctcgtttcttgttttttatatagattagaccattggttttcccttttgaatgaTTCTACACTAGTAGTTTTTTGGGAACcattatagcttgctgttcgggtGTGAGCCAAGTCTCTGTGTTGATGACAGTTCTTTGACCAGTAATGGTATACTTTTACagattgtgacttggatggagagttgtctcattggcactcaaaccacatcttcttatatttcttatatCTAACTACAACCTGCATGATATTTTATACTAACCTGCATCAAGACTTCCACTAAACACTCCTTTTATCAAATGTatgaaaatcatcaattcatATCTTGAACACCAAGGAATTATAGCTACAGTCACAGCATTTCCAAACACAGCAGtaaaaataagcattattttgttaaatctgTCAAATAAAATACCACTGGCTAGAGAACCAACTAAATATCCAACAGAGTGAGCAGTCATAAAAGCTGAGCCTTCCTCCAAACGAGTTCTTGTAATAATCTGGAGGTCAAGAAATGAAGGTCCAAACTGTCCTATTATCCATCCCTAAAATAAGAAATAGAGCAATTCTTAATCTTTATATAAAGATTCTTTTAAAGATCTAAATCACCTTTTGGAAAGGTACTGCACCTACTGACAAAGTATGAtacattatattgtattttatatatgtagttCATTCAAAGAGTATCATTCTGAACAGATAAGTAACATCTGAGTGACCATGATATCATAAAATCATTACAGTTATCAAAATCTTCATACAAAGATCAAATCTCTGAGTTTGGCTGCAAATTAGGGATTTAAAAccctttcaatattttaaaatttcatgaaacagAAATGACTTAaattaatcaaagttttattgcaCTTTTGCTGTAAACTAATTAGTTTCTTCTCTAGTATCATGAGTATAacttggtataaaaattaatCCATGCATCTCTTTTCAATCtcaatgttttatcaaaaagatATACTAGAGAAGAAATTAATTAGTTAACAGCAAAAGtgcaataaaactttgattaattttaaaaaaagaaaaagaaactaaTTGGAAAATAGACAATAGAAacttaaataaagttttaataacCTATCTTCtacaaatggacaacagctaCAACCATAcaacattaacaaaatatagataataattaaaagtttaaaatcacaTTTACTCTAGGTACACATAGTACATGTCGAaatcatttgactttttttagtttaagtgaCAAGAAAATGAATGATTGATATGAAGAACAACTACCATTATGATcatgaaagtaaaaaaacaagacCAAATAGCAGGTCTGGACCTGCTTCACTGCATGCAATTGATTGATGTCACATATATACTAGATCAGAACTTGTCAATTTTACTTCTACAAGGAGTGTTGTTAAATTTCAAACTATGATCAAACAAAAGTTGAATCACAGCAAATGCTacaaatcaacatgatcaagttGCAGACCAAATATCAAACCATTCCCTGTAATAGGAGATAATAAATCTTTcaacaaaatgttcattagaAGTCTAGACTACCATTGTGTACAATCAATGTTTTATAATCTTAAACTATCAGAAAACAGGGTATGGATAAACATCACATGTTAAAATTAACTAGTTGCAACTCATCATTTATCAAGctgaataacaaatattaaagaattcCCTCCCATATATAAGTCGCTAAAACTCTAAACTAAATTTTCCTTGTACAATGAAGTGTTTTAAACTATCAGCAAACAGgatttaaatacatcaaaaaATGATTACTCCACACTTGTTATCAGGATCTGAAATCCACATAGGAATTCAGATCCCTCCATGGTATCAGATTGTTATGTCGAGTGTGTACTTTCTACAACTCAAAGCAGCAGACCAGTTAATAAAGCAGTGCATTTCATAGAAGCAAGGTTTCTTTTGGAAAGATCATGATGGATGGACGAAGTCCAGCAATTACAAGACATGCTTCCACCTTTGAAACACTAGTAAACACAACATCTACAATGAATGCATGCCTCCAAAGAAGTTTCCATGGCTACTTATGTATTTGCCCAGCTTCTTTAATAATGTGTTTAAACACAGACAGGCAAAACATTCTATCTGGTTTAACACAATTTTTAGGGATTATGATCTGTTACAAGATGTAgcttttcaagataataaaattgagaatggaaatggggaatgtatcaaagagacaacaacccaaccatagaaaaaacaacagtatttgtgttaaatcattaatttcAGTATGATTCTGTTCATTCTGTGAAGATTTTGTTAGACTAGCTATGCATCACAATtacaaatttacaacaatgattATGAATAGTAGGTAGAAATCCTGAAATGTACTACATTCTATAGAAATTGTACAACATATACATGCATATCAAATTGGAATTATTTCTTACTTATGTTTTACTTAAAGAGTCCATGTAATCTGAAAACTGAACAAAGCATTTTATAATAATAGAAGCTGGTTTATGTCAAAGTTGTTATTATAAacggttaaaaataaaaactaagtaTATTTTAGGGACCTACATGTTACATGGGACTAAAAACTGATCAAGCCTAGGCCTGAAGCCCTGGACTCATTTTTcccacaaacatgacaaaggcATTAACTCTTTGCAAAAGCCTaaacaaaattaccaaaatatatattattagatGGATGCAGATTCAAAACCTGCAAAAATTGATGACGCAAAATATGATCAAAAGGAGTAACTTGAACAGACACTGGAGTTTGCATCTATGAAGTAAAATAATGAATCGTCAAGGCTTGTCTAAAATATTACAACAAAGTCACTGGAAAAAATGTTCAACCCATTTTTTATACTTTCTTATCTAAAATCAGTCTGTGTATTTAAATAGGATAAATAGAACCATAACAGACACGATACCAAAATGATTGCTTCAAAAATTTAAGCAAATAAACATTGATCTTGTTTATATAGCAACACTGATTAACATAGCTAAAAAAGAGCATTCCAGCAAGGTACAAtatcactgtgcttaaac
Proteins encoded:
- the LOC134706655 gene encoding sodium-dependent glucose transporter 1A-like → MKNIHVHIPVRYTNGVENGKTLEQFDAEIAKHTMSNLPSTEDISFEEKSDILEETEVVIKKTFCEKWKTDKVYRAKFLHTLCLFWSFVNLGWIIGQFGPSFLDLQIITRTRLEEGSAFMTAHSVGYLVGSLASGILFDRFNKIMLIFTAVFGNAVTVAIIPWCSRYELMIFIHLIKGVFSGSLDAVGNAELVYIWGDSGRSFMQTLHFCFAFGGILSPLATAPFLAPKREPRIITSVSNMTDNVVNSSLSPFNIVKTSAIDNALKNVNHTNSAYSSPLSYTNGYSNISLYLNETLSKTIEEVEWVKPQHSMIYVAYLISSCLALSAALPFLVTYCRSKKSNFSPLPQKPANKNEGEMTSKSRCLMLLNMCVLIGTYSAIEDTFAGFLTTFCVEQMDWTKTQGSFATSIYWASFGLGRFIGILLVKFCSPVRMITMYCSLLIVSFIGLFFTSYAFYHGGIWICSSLAGLAMSIIFPTIFTWTEAEVLRVTGKVASLFLIGSSSGTMVNPIILGFLMDELTPMWFCYLLLGESVMLFILFVSALLLSKYIKNAQYTAYRDVVVEIKDGEEEPADVASLLDEDLDLEDMTNEINGTELDGIAFADEEKKKSYEQLNNNDS